DNA sequence from the Daphnia pulex isolate KAP4 chromosome 8, ASM2113471v1 genome:
GCCATCATCTACCACAGGTTCAGGAGTATCCTGACCGGTACTTTTTATTACAAGTCCCAAATGGCGAATGTTCGGGCAGCTCTCGATGATGAGGTAGACTTCTTCACTCGTTACTTCCATCAATAAAGATAACGTTTCAAGTGTAAGGCCACGAACTTGTAGAAGAGGAATTACTCCGCCACGAATAGAGACTGACGACCCCTGATCaatttcgatattttttagtttttgaagCTGTCCaaaacctgaaataaaaatgcttttttaatttcccatGAATACTATTACTTCAGATTTTTCTCACCTAATAACTCCTCATTCGTAAATCCTACGTCGTCTACATGTATGAAAAGATCGACGAGCGACGGACACATGTCAACCATCAATGAAACGCTGCCTTTTTCATAGGGGACTTTGTCTGGCACATTCCACATGCTATTCAGCATAATCAACTTGGCCAAGGAATATCTTTTTGATTCTCTGTTGTCATTACGAATTCCACGAAAAACATTGAGGATATCAAACTTATTTTCGCAATATAACTCTTTCAGCTCTGGCAAGTGTTCGATAGCAAATCTAATTCCGATAAGAGTCACTTCCGTTCTCCTAACTGATAATTTGTGAAGGGAACTTTGACCGTTACAAAAAACTTCAACTACAGAATCAGTCACACCAGGGCAGTAATCAACTAGCAACTCcctaggggaaaaaaatataaaatgtacAATCAATTTATTTGCTTAAAGTAGAGTAGAACCtactttatttttggtttacaAGTTGATCCAAGTTTGAGCATGCAACATGCACCATAAATTGTGGAAGATAAATCAAGAATTTGCAAGAACTCAAAACGCTGCAAAATAGAAGCAAAAGCCTCTTCtacttcaaaatttctattttcattgaaaaaagaaccCCAGCCATCATGAATCTTCAGTGTAGTGAGTTGCTGTAATTGCAAAGAGTTACACATAAATTTACTACTATTATAATGCAGAATTAACTATTGGTCTATATACCAAACATCTGTCAGATGCCAGACGAACGATGCGAAGATTTCTTTCTGCATCACGTCCAGTGCCCAGTTTTGATAAATCCAGAACTTTCACGTGTTGGCTTAAAAGTAAATCAAACATGTCCTCTGTTATCGAGTAGTTTTCCAAGCGACATTCAGTCATGTACTCCAGACAATGTGAAGCTGTGTGTAGTCAAAATggcataataaaataacagtaGTAATAGATACCAACTTTTTTATAGACACTCAcgcagtaaataaaaattacaggAAACATCCTCCGAGCTACGCAATGCCGTCCATTTCTCCATGTTATCGGCGATATTTTCCATGCACAATGCCGAAAGAGATTTTCCATACCATTTCGGCTGAGGCATATTAAAGAAATTAGTTGATAACAAAATCGACTAACTGAAAGAcctcaaaatacaaaatggcaCTCAAAACAGTCAacgaaaaaagtttaattattctCTGTCGTCCTTTGCCCTCTGGGCTCGAAAAATCGGTTGGCATTATATTTACGAGATGCACTAttgccaaatttaaaaaattgtcgagCGCAAAATTAAGAAACGAACCAAAATTCGCTGACAACAAAATGCAAAATGCAAATTGCAAATAATATTCTCaacgaaataattgaaaaaaatgagcaTATAATATCCTTTGTTCGCgtccattttcaaaatgtaaatgttacTACCTCCCGCGT
Encoded proteins:
- the LOC124201193 gene encoding uncharacterized protein LOC124201193 — translated: MPQPKWYGKSLSALCMENIADNMEKWTALRSSEDVSCNFYLLPSHCLEYMTECRLENYSITEDMFDLLLSQHVKVLDLSKLGTGRDAERNLRIVRLASDRCLQLTTLKIHDGWGSFFNENRNFEVEEAFASILQRFEFLQILDLSSTIYGACCMLKLGSTCKPKIKELLVDYCPGVTDSVVEVFCNGQSSLHKLSVRRTEVTLIGIRFAIEHLPELKELYCENKFDILNVFRGIRNDNRESKRYSLAKLIMLNSMWNVPDKVPYEKGSVSLMVDMCPSLVDLFIHVDDVGFTNEELLGFGQLQKLKNIEIDQGSSVSIRGGVIPLLQVRGLTLETLSLLMEVTSEEVYLIIESCPNIRHLGLVIKSTGQDTPEPVVDDGGHSSHCSPKEVIPLRMLEDISLSSYYSPFPISRKLLLLLLSSPALTAVSIYNSFTLDDQIIEEACAKNSFKYLTKLNLYGCSNVSQKGIDFFLNETNPLDDISVEYCGNVNCDRFKMMLEGKHWNVKWNVED